The Actinomyces sp. oral taxon 414 genome has a segment encoding these proteins:
- a CDS encoding IS630 family transposase: MIAVMEAVVVEEHEWSALQVHKAESPYKLMRRKSEAILMLSEGIGVDVVARLVERATRTVMEWARDWRRDRLSSICTGHVGNNNASKISQEQEKEILKALSRPPSEQGIAAEFWNIHDLAGWMHERFGIEYASESSYRSLLHMAGLSFHLPEEVDQRRADETQVEARMAKIHAKIAKIKGKKQDGQDGQEEDEGQRGSEKNECENEKTDDAEKGDAEKGDAEKGDEDVIVVSADEVRIEHEAITRRAWCKKGARTRIRVDRKRQSQSYIGFLHEADGSVDLMRLDWQNTSNIVKALTDLTLKYPDKTIVVVWDNAGWHKSKKLREHLGKGNILERIHLINLPPYSPNKNPIERVWGEGKKSISNRQRAHFEDTRNAFETFIRSNKFPYRLTK, encoded by the coding sequence ATGATTGCGGTTATGGAAGCGGTAGTGGTCGAGGAGCATGAGTGGTCGGCTCTTCAAGTGCACAAGGCGGAATCCCCGTATAAGCTGATGAGGCGCAAGTCGGAGGCGATTCTCATGCTGTCGGAGGGAATTGGCGTCGATGTCGTGGCGCGGCTGGTGGAGCGCGCCACCAGGACGGTCATGGAGTGGGCGAGGGATTGGAGGAGGGATCGGTTGTCGTCCATTTGCACCGGGCATGTCGGCAACAACAACGCCTCCAAGATCTCCCAGGAACAGGAGAAGGAGATCCTGAAGGCGCTGTCGCGCCCCCCGTCGGAGCAGGGCATTGCGGCGGAGTTCTGGAATATTCACGATCTGGCGGGCTGGATGCACGAGCGCTTCGGCATCGAGTACGCCTCCGAATCCTCCTACCGTTCTTTGCTCCACATGGCGGGGTTGTCCTTCCACCTGCCCGAGGAGGTGGACCAGCGCCGCGCCGACGAGACCCAGGTCGAGGCCCGCATGGCGAAGATCCACGCCAAGATCGCCAAGATCAAGGGGAAGAAGCAGGACGGGCAGGACGGGCAGGAGGAGGACGAGGGGCAGCGGGGGAGTGAGAAGAATGAGTGCGAGAACGAGAAGACGGACGATGCGGAGAAGGGAGATGCGGAGAAGGGAGATGCGGAGAAGGGGGATGAGGATGTCATCGTGGTGTCCGCGGACGAGGTGAGGATCGAGCACGAGGCCATTACTCGCAGGGCCTGGTGCAAGAAGGGCGCCAGGACCAGGATCAGGGTCGATCGGAAACGGCAGTCCCAGAGCTATATCGGATTCCTCCACGAGGCGGACGGGAGCGTGGACCTCATGCGACTGGACTGGCAGAACACCTCCAACATCGTGAAGGCCCTGACCGATCTGACCCTGAAGTACCCGGACAAGACGATCGTCGTGGTGTGGGACAACGCCGGATGGCACAAGTCGAAGAAACTGAGGGAGCACCTGGGGAAGGGCAACATCCTGGAGAGGATCCATCTCATCAACCTGCCGCCCTACAGCCCCAATAAGAACCCCATCGAACGCGTCTGGGGAGAAGGCAAGAAATCCATCAGCAACCGACAGCGCGCCCACTTCGAGGACACCCGCAACGCATTCGAGACCTTCATCAGGAGCAACAAATTCCCATACCGCCTCACAAAATGA
- a CDS encoding MBL fold metallo-hydrolase, translating to MTTLPRQHEGFLVVGGSTVVIDVGGLRFVSDPTFDNPTDYGGLRRTRGPAIAAADVADADVVLVSHADHIDNLDASGRAFALRAPRLLTNPGSARLLDHGAVGLAPWSTIHVADEVTVTAVPAVHGPVDGEPDERGFVNCEVTGFVIQAPDSTIYLSGDNTCLAAVARVAKRFGHPDHAVLHAGRATVPGRFDGRPLTLSAERASAAAGILGSPHVIVVHQTCWDHFLDGPEETLTAFADAGLSSCLDMTPPGEWSMVESWARSEEDASSLLSDWSCSA from the coding sequence GTGACCACTCTGCCGCGCCAGCACGAAGGCTTCCTCGTCGTCGGAGGATCCACCGTCGTGATCGACGTCGGCGGTCTCCGCTTCGTCAGCGACCCCACCTTCGACAACCCGACCGACTACGGCGGGCTGCGCAGGACCCGGGGCCCGGCCATCGCGGCCGCGGACGTGGCGGATGCGGACGTGGTGCTCGTCAGCCACGCCGACCACATCGACAACCTGGACGCGTCGGGGCGGGCCTTCGCCCTGAGGGCGCCCCGCCTGCTGACCAACCCCGGATCGGCCCGCCTCCTCGACCACGGGGCGGTGGGCCTCGCCCCGTGGAGCACGATCCACGTCGCCGACGAGGTGACCGTCACGGCCGTGCCCGCGGTGCACGGGCCCGTCGACGGCGAGCCCGACGAGCGGGGCTTCGTCAACTGCGAGGTGACCGGCTTCGTCATCCAGGCCCCGGACAGCACGATCTACCTCAGCGGGGACAACACCTGCCTGGCCGCGGTGGCCCGGGTCGCCAAGCGGTTCGGCCACCCCGACCACGCCGTGCTCCACGCCGGCCGGGCCACGGTCCCGGGCAGGTTCGACGGGCGCCCACTCACCCTCTCGGCGGAGCGGGCCTCGGCGGCGGCCGGCATCCTGGGCTCGCCGCACGTTATCGTCGTCCACCAGACCTGCTGGGACCACTTCCTCGACGGCCCCGAGGAGACCCTCACCGCATTCGCGGACGCGGGGCTCTCCTCCTGCCTGGACATGACCCCGCCCGGGGAGTGGAGCATGGTGGAGTCGTGGGCGAGGAGCGAGGAGGACGCCTCGTCGCTCCTGTCGGACTGGTCCTGCTCGGCCTGA
- a CDS encoding HAD-IIA family hydrolase has protein sequence MDDVHPPLDDMPPVTAWLSDMDGVLVKENRALPGAQQFLDALKRKEMPFLVLTNNSIFTNRDLSARLKRSGLNVPEERIWTSANATAAFLSQQSPASTAYVIGEAGLTTALHGAGYIMTDQDPEYVVLGETRTYDFNTLTRAIRLIEAGAKFIATNPDVTGPSDEGTLPATGSVAAMIRAATGRTPYFVGKPNPVMIRAGLNKIGAHSEAAAMVGDRMDTDIQAGVEAGLRTHLVLSGSTTLEEVETFPFRPFGIHEGIGELIELVEAQR, from the coding sequence ATGGACGACGTCCACCCGCCCCTCGACGATATGCCCCCGGTCACCGCCTGGCTATCCGATATGGACGGGGTCCTGGTCAAGGAGAACCGCGCTCTGCCGGGGGCCCAGCAGTTCCTCGACGCCCTCAAGAGGAAGGAGATGCCCTTCCTGGTCCTGACGAACAATTCGATCTTCACCAACCGGGACCTGTCGGCGCGGCTGAAACGCTCGGGGCTGAACGTCCCCGAGGAACGCATCTGGACCTCCGCCAATGCCACCGCCGCGTTCCTGAGCCAGCAGTCGCCCGCCTCCACGGCCTACGTCATCGGGGAGGCCGGCCTGACCACCGCCCTCCACGGGGCCGGCTACATCATGACCGACCAGGACCCCGAGTACGTGGTCCTGGGCGAGACGCGCACCTACGACTTCAACACCCTGACCAGGGCGATCCGCCTCATCGAGGCGGGGGCCAAATTCATCGCCACCAACCCGGACGTCACCGGGCCCTCCGACGAGGGCACCCTGCCCGCCACCGGCTCAGTCGCCGCCATGATCCGGGCCGCCACGGGCCGCACCCCCTACTTCGTCGGCAAGCCCAACCCCGTCATGATCCGGGCGGGGTTGAACAAGATCGGCGCCCACTCCGAGGCCGCCGCCATGGTCGGCGACCGCATGGACACCGATATCCAGGCGGGCGTCGAGGCCGGACTACGCACCCACCTCGTCCTGTCCGGGTCGACGACCCTGGAGGAGGTCGAGACCTTCCCCTTCCGGCCCTTCGGCATCCACGAGGGGATCGGGGAGCTCATCGAACTGGTGGAAGCCCAGCGCTGA
- a CDS encoding FtsX-like permease family protein — MTRYTLRALAAQWRIWSATVAVLALAAVLVDVCLTHRFAVTRPEVVAAARAVGVGPAELEASGTSIYVYSAFTAIPVVAIVGRSCVQALRTNWAGWRLAGASPRQVLVGVVTTVAVLGLVACAPGVLVASAVDQPFSSVLTRMASARMGRIEVAATPAAIALTVGSVVGIAVLGAIGPALDAVRTPAVEAVRGAPAPAPRPGRRMGAVRWTLTGLWALICVGQLLVALLIEPGAGDAGGLPAGGGQAMMAALLLAVLAVLLAPVLVPGLLRAWSAPLAALGGPWLLARRSALWRSALAAGAVGLLALSFSFTAALMTVLSTGRAVIAAAHLRIDLNQVDTLVMAAILGAMALLGSVAVVAMTSRSREQEVAVLRCAGTTIGRLRGQVVIEAGMYVGTALIISLVPLVVVTIGEALFYSRAGLPFLPSPALGPLGLVALVSFTALVVVLSAPVRRARRAPIGPALAAQ, encoded by the coding sequence ATGACGCGCTATACGCTGCGCGCCCTCGCCGCCCAGTGGCGGATCTGGTCGGCAACGGTGGCGGTACTGGCCCTGGCGGCCGTGCTGGTCGATGTCTGCCTGACGCACCGGTTCGCCGTCACCCGACCCGAGGTCGTGGCCGCGGCGCGGGCCGTGGGCGTCGGACCGGCGGAGCTGGAGGCGAGCGGAACCTCGATCTACGTCTACTCGGCGTTCACGGCGATCCCGGTGGTGGCGATCGTCGGACGCTCCTGCGTCCAGGCCCTGCGCACGAACTGGGCCGGGTGGCGACTGGCGGGGGCCTCGCCCCGACAGGTGCTCGTCGGCGTCGTCACGACCGTCGCCGTGCTGGGGCTGGTGGCCTGCGCACCCGGGGTCCTGGTCGCTTCGGCGGTGGACCAGCCCTTCTCCTCGGTGCTCACCCGCATGGCGTCGGCGCGCATGGGGCGCATCGAGGTGGCCGCCACGCCGGCGGCCATCGCGCTCACCGTCGGCTCCGTCGTCGGCATTGCCGTGCTGGGGGCGATCGGGCCGGCGCTCGACGCCGTGCGCACCCCGGCGGTCGAGGCGGTCCGCGGCGCCCCGGCGCCCGCCCCCCGGCCCGGGCGGCGCATGGGCGCGGTCCGCTGGACCCTGACCGGGCTGTGGGCGCTCATCTGCGTCGGCCAGCTGCTGGTGGCCCTCCTGATCGAGCCCGGGGCGGGGGACGCCGGCGGACTGCCCGCCGGCGGCGGCCAGGCGATGATGGCCGCGCTGCTGCTCGCGGTCCTGGCCGTGCTGCTGGCGCCGGTGCTCGTCCCCGGGCTGCTGCGCGCCTGGTCGGCGCCCCTGGCCGCGCTGGGAGGGCCGTGGCTGCTCGCACGCCGCTCCGCGCTGTGGCGCTCCGCCCTGGCGGCCGGCGCCGTGGGGCTGCTGGCCCTGTCATTCTCCTTCACCGCGGCCCTCATGACGGTCCTCAGCACGGGGCGGGCGGTCATCGCCGCAGCGCACCTGCGCATCGATCTCAACCAGGTCGACACCCTGGTCATGGCGGCGATCCTCGGCGCCATGGCACTGCTGGGATCCGTCGCCGTCGTCGCCATGACCTCCCGCTCCAGGGAGCAGGAGGTGGCCGTCCTGCGCTGCGCCGGGACCACCATCGGCCGCCTCCGCGGACAGGTCGTCATCGAGGCGGGCATGTACGTCGGCACGGCCCTGATCATCTCCCTGGTCCCGCTCGTCGTGGTGACGATCGGCGAGGCGCTCTTCTACTCCAGGGCGGGCCTGCCGTTCCTGCCCAGCCCCGCCCTCGGGCCGCTCGGGCTCGTCGCCCTGGTCTCCTTCACCGCTTTGGTCGTGGTGCTCTCCGCTCCCGTGCGCCGCGCCCGCCGGGCGCCGATCGGACCCGCGCTGGCCGCGCAGTGA
- a CDS encoding ABC transporter ATP-binding protein, translating to MTPIAAVEAYALRKSFPTPGGEPIEILHGVSCAIGAGEMTALVGPSGSGKSTTLLCLAGLEPATSGRVALMGRDLAALSPARAAELYRDRVGFVFQAYNLVPYLSVRENIAVSDVLAGRRPDRARVREVLASLGLGARANAVTATLSGGEQQRAALGRVLYRRPPVVFADEPTGALDTRSAAFVLAELRRLADEGAAVVLVTHDPGAAALADSVLVMRDGAIIDRRRGAAPDELLAAMNRMGEAA from the coding sequence ATGACACCCATTGCGGCCGTCGAGGCCTATGCGCTGCGCAAATCCTTCCCGACGCCCGGCGGAGAGCCGATCGAGATCCTGCACGGCGTCTCCTGCGCGATCGGGGCCGGCGAGATGACGGCCCTGGTCGGGCCCAGCGGGTCGGGCAAGTCGACCACTTTGCTGTGCCTGGCGGGGCTGGAGCCCGCGACCTCGGGGCGGGTGGCCCTCATGGGGCGCGACCTGGCGGCGCTGTCCCCGGCGCGCGCGGCGGAGCTGTACCGCGATCGGGTCGGCTTCGTCTTCCAGGCCTACAACCTCGTGCCGTACCTGAGCGTGCGGGAGAACATCGCCGTCTCCGACGTCCTGGCGGGCAGGCGCCCCGACCGGGCGCGCGTGCGTGAGGTTCTGGCCTCCCTGGGCCTGGGCGCCCGCGCGAACGCGGTGACGGCCACGCTCTCCGGCGGGGAGCAGCAGCGGGCGGCCCTGGGTCGGGTGCTCTATCGGCGTCCCCCGGTCGTGTTCGCCGACGAGCCGACGGGGGCGCTGGACACGCGGTCGGCGGCCTTCGTCCTGGCCGAGTTGCGGCGCCTGGCCGACGAGGGGGCCGCCGTCGTGCTCGTCACGCACGATCCGGGCGCCGCGGCGCTGGCGGACTCGGTGCTCGTCATGCGCGACGGGGCGATCATCGACCGGCGTCGCGGGGCCGCGCCCGATGAGCTGCTGGCCGCCATGAACCGGATGGGGGAGGCGGCATGA
- a CDS encoding LuxR C-terminal-related transcriptional regulator has translation MRIVLAEDEALLREGLGLLLERAGHDVVACVATAPELLDAVRRSDPMGPLDIVITDVRMPPGRTDDGLRAAIELRRDRPGLPILLLSQYLGNEYLQRLLDSAEDDPRSGGVGYLLKDRVAHVHEFIRALETVAGGGVVVDRKVITALMRRREDRLERLTPREREVLRHVSAGETNRGIARELHLSEGAVVKHVGAIFDKLGLSQREGNRRVLAVLAFLDRR, from the coding sequence ATGAGAATAGTCCTGGCCGAGGACGAGGCGCTTCTGCGCGAGGGCCTGGGCCTGCTGCTCGAGCGCGCCGGGCACGACGTCGTCGCCTGCGTCGCGACCGCCCCCGAGCTGCTCGACGCGGTGAGACGCAGCGACCCGATGGGCCCGCTCGACATTGTCATCACCGATGTGCGCATGCCCCCGGGCAGGACCGACGACGGGCTGCGCGCCGCCATCGAGCTGCGCCGCGACCGCCCGGGCCTGCCGATCCTGCTGCTGTCCCAGTATCTGGGCAACGAGTATCTGCAGCGGCTCCTGGACTCCGCCGAGGACGACCCCCGCTCCGGCGGCGTCGGGTACCTGCTCAAGGACCGGGTGGCCCATGTGCACGAGTTCATTCGGGCGCTGGAGACCGTGGCCGGCGGCGGGGTGGTCGTCGACCGCAAGGTCATCACCGCGCTCATGCGCAGGCGCGAGGACCGCCTGGAGCGCCTGACGCCGCGGGAGCGGGAGGTGCTGCGCCACGTCTCGGCGGGGGAGACGAACCGCGGGATCGCGCGGGAGCTGCACCTGTCCGAGGGCGCGGTGGTCAAGCACGTCGGCGCCATCTTCGACAAGCTGGGCCTTTCGCAGCGCGAGGGCAACCGTCGGGTCCTCGCCGTGCTCGCCTTCCTCGACCGGCGCTGA
- a CDS encoding sensor histidine kinase has translation MAAAYLVAETTAGWLTWLFAGTVVLLPTWAAAWAGIERRLVVLAGLPPIAPREAGRAGRPREVAFALVLAVVAVLGTVAGTILLTAGRVMLIDPFMSRTAAPGDPPTSLPERGLTLLVGLIGACLVPRLVTGAASGLAHLSTALLSPRPERLSKQVDALVDGAVAAEDRLVLERKLMEQRLHDGAQLHLSAAGFRLGLLELQLADVQGAAGAAARRALGELREQIDAAADAVREVAHGLSPRILSEQGLGPALEELAAGLPVETEVNWAGRAGAGAPSPSDEASEDLYLIASEAITNAMKHSECSRIEVDVARRDDVVQLTVRDDGAGGAAPTGRGILSMAARARRLGGTFELVSPDGGPTTVTVRIPSGGPR, from the coding sequence ATGGCGGCCGCGTACCTTGTCGCGGAGACGACGGCCGGCTGGCTCACCTGGCTGTTCGCGGGCACCGTCGTGCTGCTGCCGACATGGGCGGCCGCGTGGGCGGGCATCGAGCGCCGGCTGGTGGTGCTGGCGGGCCTTCCGCCGATCGCACCGCGAGAGGCCGGCCGGGCCGGTCGGCCGCGCGAGGTGGCCTTCGCCCTGGTCCTCGCGGTGGTGGCGGTCCTGGGAACGGTTGCGGGGACGATTCTGCTCACCGCGGGAAGGGTGATGCTCATCGACCCGTTCATGTCGCGGACCGCCGCGCCCGGCGACCCGCCGACCTCACTGCCGGAACGCGGCCTGACCCTCCTCGTCGGCCTGATCGGCGCGTGCCTGGTCCCGCGGCTCGTCACCGGGGCGGCCTCGGGCCTGGCGCACCTGTCCACGGCGCTACTCTCCCCGCGGCCGGAGCGGCTGAGCAAGCAGGTGGACGCCCTCGTCGACGGGGCCGTGGCGGCCGAGGACCGCCTCGTCCTGGAGCGCAAGCTCATGGAGCAGCGTCTGCACGACGGTGCCCAGTTGCACCTGAGCGCGGCCGGGTTCCGCCTCGGGCTCCTCGAGCTCCAACTCGCCGATGTCCAGGGGGCCGCCGGGGCGGCGGCGCGCCGGGCCCTGGGCGAGTTGCGTGAGCAGATCGACGCCGCCGCCGACGCGGTTCGGGAGGTCGCCCACGGCCTGTCCCCGAGGATTCTGAGCGAGCAGGGGCTGGGCCCCGCCCTGGAGGAGCTCGCCGCGGGCCTGCCGGTCGAGACGGAGGTGAACTGGGCGGGCCGAGCGGGCGCGGGGGCGCCGTCGCCCTCCGATGAGGCGTCCGAGGATCTGTACCTCATCGCCTCGGAGGCGATCACCAACGCCATGAAGCACTCCGAGTGCAGCCGTATCGAGGTGGACGTGGCCCGGCGGGACGACGTCGTGCAGCTGACGGTGCGCGACGACGGCGCGGGCGGGGCGGCCCCCACGGGACGGGGCATCTTGTCCATGGCGGCCCGCGCCCGCCGCCTGGGCGGTACCTTCGAGCTCGTCAGCCCCGACGGCGGGCCGACCACCGTCACGGTGCGCATCCCCTCAGGAGGACCGCGATGA
- a CDS encoding type II toxin-antitoxin system Phd/YefM family antitoxin — MSAVSATTARANLYHIIDQVNNESEPLTITGQRGNAVLVGENDWRAIQETLHLTSIPGMTRSIREARADGLDGACEELDW, encoded by the coding sequence ATGTCCGCTGTATCTGCAACCACCGCGCGAGCCAATCTTTACCACATCATCGATCAGGTCAACAACGAGTCCGAGCCGCTGACCATCACCGGACAGCGCGGCAACGCCGTCCTCGTCGGCGAGAACGACTGGCGCGCCATCCAGGAGACGCTCCACCTCACCTCGATCCCCGGCATGACCCGCTCCATCCGCGAGGCGCGCGCGGACGGCCTCGACGGCGCCTGCGAAGAGCTCGACTGGTGA
- a CDS encoding Txe/YoeB family addiction module toxin — MSAWRIVYSKQARKDARRLASSGLKPKAQHLLDSIAADPFKTPPRYEKLVGDLAGCYSRRINIQHRLVYEVFPEEHTILVLRMWTHYE, encoded by the coding sequence GTGAGCGCCTGGCGCATCGTCTACTCCAAGCAGGCCCGCAAGGACGCGAGGAGGCTCGCATCCTCGGGTCTGAAGCCCAAGGCTCAGCATCTGCTCGACAGTATCGCCGCGGACCCGTTCAAAACGCCGCCGCGCTACGAGAAGCTCGTCGGCGATCTCGCTGGCTGTTACTCGCGCCGCATTAACATCCAGCACCGACTCGTCTACGAGGTCTTCCCCGAGGAGCACACGATCCTGGTTCTGCGCATGTGGACCCACTACGAGTAG